From a single Brassica oleracea var. oleracea cultivar TO1000 chromosome C5, BOL, whole genome shotgun sequence genomic region:
- the LOC106343690 gene encoding E3 ubiquitin-protein ligase RING1, with protein sequence MEDANAIRYWCHMCSRSVNPVIEGEVINCNFCQSGFVEEMDETPDQATGDHPHQAVAESLWAPILLGVMNDHDQNQRASESNVENEDGNNDDDDDDDGQINDGEFDLERHLEEVMRRRRRHSAAILDLLQGIRAGLSVESENNDDNNQDNELVVLINSFNQRIRIQDSVDASAVPSGSLGDYFIGPGFEMLLQRLAENDPNNRYGTPPATKEAVESLETVMVEEGLVQCTVCLDDFEIGVEAKEMPCKHKFHSECLLPWLELHSSCPVCRYLLPTGDDDGETKTDAETSSNVSMENNGTSVDSSSNNPSVND encoded by the coding sequence ATGGAGGATGCAAACGCGATTAGGTATTGGTGTCACATGTGCTCTCGATCCGTGAATCCAGTCATCGAAGGCGAAGTAATCAACTGCAACTTCTGCCAAAGCGGATTCGTCGAAGAAATGGACGAAACTCCAGATCAGGCCACCGGCGATCATCCTCATCAGGCTGTTGCTGAGTCTCTCTGGGCTCCCATCTTGCTCGGGGTGATGAACGATCATGATCAGAATCAGAGAGCCTCAGAATCTAATGTCGAAAACGAAGATGGCAACAATGATGACGATGACGATGATGATGGTCAGATTAACGATGGAGAGTTTGATTTGGAACGGCACCTGGAAGAGGTCATGAGGAGAAGGAGGAGACACTCGGCCGCGATACTCGACCTTCTCCAAGGGATCCGAGCCGGGTTATCGGTTGAATCCGAAAACAACGATGATAATAATCAAGATAACGAGCTTGTCGTCTTGATAAACTCCTTTAACCAGAGGATAAGGATTCAAGACTCCGTCGATGCGAGTGCCGTTCCTTCTGGATCTTTGGGTGACTATTTCATCGGACCTGGGTTCGAGATGTTGCTTCAGCGTTTGGCTGAGAACGATCCTAACAACAGGTACGGGACGCCTCCCGCGACGAAGGAAGCTGTTGAGTCGTTGGAGACGGTTATGGTGGAGGAAGGTTTGGTGCAGTGTACTGTGTGTTTGGATGATTTTGAGATTGGGGTTGAGGCGAAAGAGATGCCGTGTAAGCATAAGTTTCACAGCGAGTGTTTGTTGCCGTGGCTTGAGCTTCACAGCTCGTGTCCTGTGTGTAGATATTTGCTTCCTACTGGGGATGATGATGGTGAAACGAAGACTGATGCGGAGACGTCGAGTAATGTTTCTATGGAGAACAATGGAACGTCGGTAGACTCGAGTTCGAACAATCCATCGGTTAATGATTAA